Part of the Trypanosoma brucei brucei TREU927 chromosome 2, complete sequence genome, GCGGCCCTTGTAGCGTTTTTCACCTTCCAGTACTTGGCGGGCCAGTGGGCCCACCTTCTTAATCCATCCCAATGTTTTCTGCCATTCATTCTCAAGGTTTATGATGTGAGCTTCGGTgattttactttcctccaACTTCGACAGCCGCCTCCACGCAACCGCAGCCTTCAGTTCCACCTCTTCATAGCaattgatgcaaaggaactcgCAACCCCGTGGTTCCTTCCAGTCTTTGTAGTTATTTGGATCTGGAGATGTCAACACAATTACGGGCCACGCTCCCGGCAAGTCTGCGGGTATGGGTTGGTGCCTGTCTTTCCAAAAGTCGTATATAATGTAACCAAGAACTTTTTCAACAACGAAGGCCTCAACAGCATCCaatccatctttttctttttcatagaATACAACCTTTCCCGGATGATCGTTTGTCGccctgaagaaaatatatgccCTACCCTTCACAAAATAAGCGATATTCCGCAACAGCTCCGAATCGTAATGCAGCAACCTTTGAAGCAGAAACGAGCCAACACCAAATGATTTCCCAATACCTGGAGTGCCAACGAGGACGCAAGGAATCTGTTTTTTATTCACGCCTGGCCCTAACCACAAATCCAGCCTGTGCTTCACGAGATACCACACTCTCATTACCTCTCGACGAATGTACACATCCCCGTCAAACACGTAGTCTCCTGGttcttccgcttcctctTGAATTGCATGTTCCGGAATGCTGAAAGAGTTATACGGCCAACCCTCCTGCGAGGTGAGCACAGCAATCTCTAAATTACCGTGACGAGGCAGTGGGTCGCACAAGTCATAAGGCGTGTGACTGAcattcacctcctcttctgTCCACAACTCGGGCTCGCCGTCACTATTACCCACCACCTTCATGCCAAGAGGTAAATCATTGTGACCCGACTCCACATAACCCCATGTCGCATTGTATATGGATTCATATACTCCTTTCAGTTCGACACCATCAGCTGTTTGGTGAGCTCGTTCCCTTGCTTCTTTGGCAATGCGCAGTGCACTGTCCAACTTTGTCGCTGCCacgggaccaacaaattcccttatttgcgctgttgcattttcttcccattgGTGAATGTCTTCAATCCTATTACGAGGCAGATAAATAACTGCCCTCAGTAATTGAAACTCATCAAGCCGCTGTATCCTTCCTAGAAACCCGGCATTCACAATATAATCCTCCGGGCTCTGAACAAAGACACCCACTGACACATTAGAAGTGCCGAGGGTTTCACCGAAGTGATGATTCAAAAGGTCATGCAATTTCATATCCCTCAAACCCGCAAAGCGTTGAAGCAATACATCTTCAATAGAACTATTCATCGTCCATGTTGGTCCCTCTTCATCCCCGCGCAGTCTCTTGAGAAAACGCCTTGCCGCATGTAAGCCATCAGTATAGAAACGCCGCATTGAATTCCACATTGCTAATGCCCTATTGTCTCGTTGTCTAGCAACTGCAAAATTAAAGTAACGtatgaggaaaataatagtgTGTAAATAATGTAACACAATATCAAATGTAATAGAGCAAGATAATGTTTATTCACTATAGTTTGTataatatgatatcataatgtatttggtattgagaggaacaatttcaaaatatagcagctgtaaataaatatttcccttgcttcatcatcatgttctaaaaataattaatttcCTGCATCATTCTTTCTAAACCATATAtaatatggaaacaaaaaatattactgccTCATATACATGCATCAACACtacgtatatataatcaatatttaaagagagtcaaattctatcaatt contains:
- a CDS encoding retrotransposon hot spot (RHS) protein, putative (RHS2: pers. comm. Frederic Bringaud, CNRS/BordeauxII University. Belongs to the RHS family. (PMID:12455980)), which produces MWNSMRRFYTDGLHAARRFLKRLRGDEEGPTWTMNSSIEDVLLQRFAGLRDMKLHDLLNHHFGETLGTSNVSVGVFVQSPEDYIVNAGFLGRIQRLDEFQLLRAVIYLPRNRIEDIHQWEENATAQIREFVGPVAATKLDSALRIAKEARERAHQTADGVELKGVYESIYNATWGYVESGHNDLPLGMKVVGNSDGEPELWTEEEVNVSHTPYDLCDPLPRHGNLEIAVLTSQEGWPYNSFSIPEHAIQEEAEEPGDYVFDGDVYIRREVMRVWYLVKHRLDLWLGPGVNKKQIPCVLVGTPGIGKSFGVGSFLLQRLLHYDSELLRNIAYFVKGRAYIFFRATNDHPGKVVFYEKEKDGLDAVEAFVVEKVLGYIIYDFWKDRHQPIPADLPGAWPVIVLTSPDPNNYKDWKEPRGCEFLCINCYEEVELKAAVAWRRLSKLEESKITEAHIINLENEWQKTLGWIKKVGPLARQVLEGEKRYKGRVREINEALAEISRGDDSHYMKVLNSRVQWRQDGTTYMLAKLVRVVTENGEECRNRAVSIDIEQKLRVWANTACMRDNYLRKVFRGKEERAADEFENVGVYAFTMGNVVQTIVTHLRYLPRVGEEMDSNVSVLASGNAVGRVPTSLRQFNPETTGQDIEVGCFYRPVQGNFPVVDAFFFVTEPAVDREGRAITATTIVLLQATVAPTHHTTRAKVDKFIKAMKKLFGEWDELARNLKWELIYIQYSDSKPIEERQKCEPVGGRGDYTTELWNRINQFQVKMEGNIVKEITQDEPNAIAGGPAA